The window CGCCGTGCTCGATGAGAGGGACTGTCACCGCCGCTGAGGAAGGAGGACATGATGGCGACCCAACAGACCGCGCTTCCGACCTGGACCCTCGATCCCGTGCATTCGAGCATCGAGTTCTCGATCGAGTTCATGGGCATGTCGACCTACCGGACGGGCTTCCGGGCGCTGGAGGGCACACTCCGGTTCGACCCGGACCGCCCGGCGGAGTCTTCGGTGTCGGCCACGATTCCGGTCGCCAGCGTGGACGTGACGAACGACCGGCTGATGGGTCGCCTCATGGAGGACGACCTGTTGGGCGGCGCCAACCATCCGTCCATCACCTTCCGCAGCACGCGAGTTGACGTCGTGTCCCCGGAGAGCTGGAAGATCTTCGGAGAGCTGACCATCCACGGCACGTCTCGACCCGTCACGCTGGATGCGCGC of the Candidatus Rokuibacteriota bacterium genome contains:
- a CDS encoding YceI family protein yields the protein MATQQTALPTWTLDPVHSSIEFSIEFMGMSTYRTGFRALEGTLRFDPDRPAESSVSATIPVASVDVTNDRLMGRLMEDDLLGGANHPSITFRSTRVDVVSPESWKIFGELTIHGTSRPVTLDARYLGQKKSPFSGKMMATFRAETIVNRGDFGVTWNAPLEAGGTYLGERVHLSLLIVAARQD